The following coding sequences are from one Doryrhamphus excisus isolate RoL2022-K1 unplaced genomic scaffold, RoL_Dexc_1.0 HiC_scaffold_24, whole genome shotgun sequence window:
- the LOC131111058 gene encoding uncharacterized protein LOC131111058 isoform X2 yields MVSAFFTGTTKAHGDNPLVSITNITPPTGETPSTRLPKDRGKVLRVQSGSLLVPFFPTFGLLSHGCSVVWIPPIMLPLSWTLWTSATDTNWQFAETFIVDTTSQTN; encoded by the exons gaacaacaaaagcccacggcgacaacccgctggtctccataaccaacatcaccccacccaccggtgaaacaccctcgacaagactgccgaaagaccggggaaag gtgctgagggTCCAGAGCGGCAGCCTGTTGGTtcccttttttcccacttttggtttactgagtcacggatgcagtgtggtttggatccctcccattatgttaccgctgtcgtg gaccttgtggacatcggctaccgacacaaactggcagtttgCAGAGACTTTCATCGTCGACACAACATCCCAGACGAACTAG
- the LOC131111057 gene encoding uncharacterized protein LOC131111057: protein MREKGHYECNILLSMSGAVAASATPTHHIHPELQVEINSIKCHYFICYLCFSEIAAHRSGLQSLLRRNTSTGMHGKQLTQLLLRPHLCASEYHPLYGTFAQFLSAAFSVVDQEDLQRLQDAYVFCGIQPANPTKQHIREHCRIKIPPPGTLIQRVEGVLKHFHLTTDPNGIPLYKPSMLKRWRIQRVHILRGCLSDPEVEGGILYRRGGTIQLNHVPGERAAVPVWIPIRGTSQQEGYHFHQAKWVTGTQVSPELFQAQAMTGVCRWNYQRLLDLKLPGVSLPPVFNPALICSLNAVSRRVFGEEKYPALRLAAEDTGERFGLEYREPECCPVPLDWDKHITKKDPGHATSAPSPGILPDQGADPVQPSSTPPTRLFSFVHPLQTATVTTSSRVAPIPASDLDNKASVTELQPQPEPTRRLPIQCSPTAARTGPVKTGGRVFVLDHKRWPSPKKSAIDELLNKHRGHEDMIKLVVREYGTLVQQRPQQHAASNIKIAYSQIHNTQQ, encoded by the exons atgagagagaaaggccactatgaatgtaatatacttttgtccatgagtggcgctgtggccgcttctgctacacccacccaccacatccatcctgaacttcaggtagaaattaactctattaagtgtcattatttcatatgttatttgtgtttctcagagattgctgcgcaccgttcagggttgcagagtcttctgcggagaaacacctcaactgggatgcatggcaaacaactgacacaattgttactgaggccacatctgtGTGCCTCAGAATATCACCCGTTATACGGCACCTTCGCACAGTTCCTgtcggctgccttctctgtggtggaccaggaagacctgcagaggctccaggatgcatacgtcttctgtggcatccagcctgcaaatcccaccaagcagcatattcgtgagcactgcaggataaagattcctccgcccgggacgcttattcagagagtggaaggggtgttgaagcactttcacctgaccacagatccgaatggcatccctctttataagccctccatgctaaagagatggaggatccaacgagtccacattctgcgcggttgcctcagtgatcctgaggtggaagggggcatactgtaccgccgtggaggaacgatacagttaaaccacgtgccaggtgagcgtgcagcagtccccgtctggatccccatcagaggcacgtcgcagcaggagggctaccactttcaccaggccaaatgggtgaccggcacgcaggtctccccagagctgttccaggcccaggccatgacaggagtgtgtcgctggaactatcagcgtctgctggacctgaaactgccaggcgtttctctcccgcctgttttcaaccctgcactgatatgctccctgaatgctgtttccagacgggtctttggcgaagaaaagtaccctgctcttcgtctggcagctgaagacaccggggagaggtttggcctggagtacagggagccagaatgttgtccggtccctttagactgggacaaacatataaccaagaaggaccccggccacgccacaagtgctccttctccaggcatcctgcctgatcagggagcagacccagtgcagccttcctccacacctcccaccaggcttttcagctttgttcaccctcttcaaactgctactgtgactacgtctagtcgtgtggcccctatcccagcatctgacttggacaataaagcttctgttactgagcttcagccacagccag agcccacaagaagattacccatccaatgttctccgactgctgcccgcactggaccagtgaagactggagggagagtatttgtgttggaccacaagcgctggccgtctccaaagaagtcggcaattgacgagctccttaataaacaccgcgggcacgaggacatgatcaagcttgtggttcgggagtatggcactcttgtccagcaaagaccccaacagcatgctgcatccaacatcaaaattgcatattcccaaatacataatacacaacagtaa